The Pan paniscus chromosome 1, NHGRI_mPanPan1-v2.0_pri, whole genome shotgun sequence genome has a segment encoding these proteins:
- the FNDC10 gene encoding fibronectin type III domain-containing protein 10, giving the protein MRAPPLLLLLAACAPPPCAAAAPTPPGWEPTPDAPWCPYKVLPEGPEAGGGRLCFRSPARGFRCQAPGCALHAPAGRSLRASVLRNRSVLLQWRLAPAAARRVRAFALNCSWRGAYTRFPCERVLLGASCRDYLLPDVHDGVLYRLCLQPLPLRAGPAAAAPETPEPAECVEFTAEPAGMQDIVVAMTAVGGSICVMLVVICLLVAYITENLMRPALARPGLRRHP; this is encoded by the coding sequence ATGCGCGCcccgccgctgctgctgctgctggcagcCTGCGCGCCGCCGCCCTGCGCCGCGGCCGCCCCGACGCCGCCGGGCTGGGAGCCGACCCCCGACGCGCCCTGGTGCCCCTACAAGGTGCTGCCCGAGGGCCCCGAGGCGGGCGGCGGGCGCCTGTGCTTCCGCAGCCCCGCGCGCGGCTTCCGCTGCCAGGCTCCGGGCTGCGCGCTGCACGCCCCGGCCGGCCGCTCCCTGCGCGCCAGCGTCCTGCGCAACCGCAGCGTCCTCCTGCAGTGGCGCCTGGCCCCGGCCGCCGCGCGCCGCGTGCGCGCCTTCGCGCTCAACTGCTCGTGGCGCGGCGCCTACACGCGCTTCCCGTGCGAGCGCGTGCTCCTCGGGGCCTCCTGCCGCGACTACCTGCTGCCCGACGTGCACGACGGCGTCCTCTACCGCCTGTGCCTGCAGCCGCTGCCGCTGCGCGCTgggcccgccgccgccgccccagAGACCCCCGAGCCCGCCGAGTGCGTGGAGTTCACCGCCGAGCCGGCCGGCATGCAGGACATCGTGGTGGCCATGACGGCGGTGGGCGGCTCCATCTGCGTCATGCTGGTGGTCATCTGCCTGCTGGTGGCCTACATCACCGAGAACCTCATGCGCCCGGCCCTCGCGCGCCCCGGCCTGCGCAGACACCCCTGA